From the genome of Lutzomyia longipalpis isolate SR_M1_2022 chromosome 2, ASM2433408v1, one region includes:
- the LOC129790948 gene encoding phospholipase A2 inhibitor NAI produces the protein MDFMKFLAYCVLFAAFCSSCSALECYVCANQSANTEKCLKTIKTCEPGEDVCLTEIRWGSMPYWSQGALKQYYVSKRCSTKEICQKIRSRYMPYCTHIWYEDWSCSECCQGDRCNYFIISGANDLRAPLAVLILGATFLISRFT, from the exons AtggattttatgaaattcctGGCCTACTGCGTACTCTTTGCGGCTTTCTGTAGCAGCT GCTCCGCCCTTGAGTGCTACGTGTGCGCCAATCAGTCAGCCAACACAGAGAAATGCCTGAAAACCATTAAAACCTGCGAACCCGGAGAAGATGTTTGCCTGACAGAGATCCGATGGGGGAGTATGCCCTATTGGTCTCAGGGCGCCCTAAAACAGTACTATGTCTCCAAGAGATGCTCCACCAAGGAAATCTGCCAGAAGATCCGTTCACGGTACATGCCCTACTGCACCCACATCTGGTACGAAGATTGGTCCTGTTCTGAATGCTGTCAAGGAGACAGATGCAATTACTTTAtaatt AGTGGAGCAAACGACCTGAGAGCACCTCTGGCTGTACTAATCCTGGGCGCAACATTCCTCATTAGCAGATTCACGTAG
- the LOC129790879 gene encoding male-specific lethal 1 homolog, whose protein sequence is MSSRSCKKQDVNLDHLYYKAESNAYIKSSSTSSDLITIIKENKQLKSMLLLHLDLIQEQSDQLLTKEKQISNLRQENESLKLKIERMERRMHMKQTRSILHHLPTVETKVKNNGMTPKPHFRMDLALPGNAAKCDNGMEDVKPDVGVMLQRTQVDVQEKAVEPNGVPIGKIVLNNAGNIENIQPAEKALKEIKLEIVDERSPDSPEVSNPPVEHAEEMPQEQMEEKQQVVDVVPSMDVGGQFEVEVEDEGAKKRRLSEQLAVPSEKATKKAPKLATMTTSKQYVTRDWELLELEEELMQIIEKRGDIEINLEVPSWRIVDDDEPPEMIFETFEEEIREEAYMKRHLKFEIDERRRKKWDVQRIREQRTIERLKKRHYKLDAATAGEDKGAACPASFYPSPDTIRFIQITDELPVQAFGEQIPTVPPAEFHLPWEGTSGDGGSHAVLIAPQEPEKCVASTMFVKRMSGQKMHHKTPRKNAQKAAAGGKR, encoded by the coding sequence ATGTCCAGCCGCAGCTGCAAGAAGCAGGATGTCAATCTGGATCATCTCTACTACAAAGCCGAGAGTAATGCCTACATTAAGAGTAGCAGCACCAGCTCCGACTTGATAACCATCATCAAGGAGAATAAGCAGCTAAAGTccatgctgctgctgcatttGGATCTCATTCAGGAGCAGAGTGACCAATTGCTGACAAAGGAGAAGCAAATTTCGAATCTCCGGCAGGAGAATGAATCGCTCAAGCTCAAGATTGAGCGTATGGAGCGACGGATGCACATGAAGCAGACACGCAGTATCCTCCATCATCTGCCCACTGTGGAGACGAAGGTGAAGAACAACGGGATGACACCGAAGCCGCACTTCCGGATGGACTTGGCACTGCCGGGAAATGCTGCAAAATGTGATAATGGCATGGAGGATGTGAAGCCCGATGTGGGGGTGATGCTGCAGCGGACACAGGTGGATGTGCAGGAGAAGGCAGTGGAGCCCAATGGGGTGCCAATTGGGAAGATTGTGCTCAACAATGCCGGGAATATTGAGAACATTCAGCCGGCTGAGAAGGCgttgaaggaaattaaattagaaattgtCGATGAACGCTCTCCGGATAGTCCGGAAGTGTCCAATCCCCCAGTGGAGCACGCAGAGGAGATGCCACAGGAGCAAATGGAGGAGAAGCAGCAAGTGGTGGATGTGGTGCCCAGTATGGATGTAGGTGGGCAATTTGAGGTGGAAGTGGAGGATGAGGGTGCCAAGAAGAGGAGACTCTCTGAGCAATTGGCTGTACCAAGTGAGAAAGCCACCAAAAAAGCCCCCAAATTGGCCACCATGACCACCTCAAAGCAGTACGTGACGCGTGATTGGGAACTCCTGGAGCTGGAGGAGGAACTAATGCAGATCATTGAGAAGCGCGGTGACATTGAGATCAACCTGGAGGTGCCCAGTTGGCGCATTGTGGACGACGATGAGCCGCCCGAGATGATCTTTGAGACATTTGAGGAGGAAATTCGCGAGGAGGCGTACATGAAGCGCCACCTGAAGTTTGAAATTGACGAACGTCGCCGGAAGAAGTGGGATGTGCAGCGAATCCGGGAGCAGAGAACAATTGAGCGTCTCAAAAAGCGCCACTACAAGCTCGACGCCGCCACAGCGGGTGAGGACAAGGGCGCCGCCTGTCCGGCTTCCTTCTACCCAAGTCCCGACACAATTCGCTTCATCCAGATCACCGACGAGCTCCCGGTGCAGGCATTTGGGGAACAAATACCCACCGTACCACCGGCGGAATTCCACCTGCCGTGGGAAGGTACCTCCGGCGACGGGGGCTCCCATGCGGTGCTCATTGCACCGCAGGAACCCGAAAAATGCGTCGCATCGACGATGTTCGTGAAACGGATGTCCGGACAGAAGATGCATCACAAGACCCCACGCAAAAATGCCCAAAAAGCCGCTGCGGGGGgcaaaagataa